The following are encoded together in the Vespa crabro chromosome 12, iyVesCrab1.2, whole genome shotgun sequence genome:
- the LOC124428486 gene encoding uncharacterized protein LOC124428486 — protein sequence MQFDHENVFNLLVQVYGANQEIRDYSGKKARQYLVSQEAAVSQDTFRKIKARKKHAEKDLGFLRIGSLNVRVKRTTEAFSQFLGVATSSSNSNNNNEKIHKSWGSADNVQKLDQKVMPPPKYAPVKKRRSRRTQDFSRGQQQQAASQPNTPVLQGKATNRQNQIGNRRPTSTSSVNSAIPTNQQNNDSDSDTACGFDSAWRGSAQL from the exons ATGCAATTCGATCACGAAAACGTTTTCAACTTGCTGGTACAAGTATACG GTGCGAATCAAGAGATACGTGATTACAGTGGTAAGAAAGCCAGACAGTATTTAGTTTCTCAAGAGGCAGCAGTTAGCCAGGACACCTTCCGCA aaaTAAAAGCAAGGAAAAAGCATGCAG agaaagaTCTTGGTTTCCTACGAATTGGCTCGTTGAACGTACGCGTGAAACGTACGACGGAAGCATTCAGCCAGTTTCTGGGTGTGGCAACTagtagcagcaacagcaacaacaacaatgaaaAGATTCATAAGTCTTGGGGTTCGGCGGATAACGTAcag aAATTAGATCAGAAAGTAATGCCACCGCCAAAATATGCGCCAgttaaaaaacgaagaagtagaagaaccCAAGATTTCTCTAGGGGTCAACAACAGCAAGCTGCAAGTCAACCAAATACGCCAGTACTTCAGGGTAAAGCGACGAACAGACAAAACCAGATCGGTAATCGTCGGCCAACTTCAACGTCGTCCGTCAATTCTGCCATTCCTACAAATCAACAAAATAATGATTCCGATTCTGACACGGCATGTGGTTTCGATTCCGCATGGCGTGGATCCGCGCaactctaa